In Debaryomyces hansenii CBS767 chromosome A complete sequence, a genomic segment contains:
- a CDS encoding DEHA2D04620p (similar to uniprot|Q12200 Saccharomyces cerevisiae YPL006w NCR1 Vacuolar membrane protein) translates to MNRVTLALTSFLCFLGFALSVVHEDGFCAMYDNCGKKSLFGSELPCVNNTEAVKPSKGSIEILNRICGADFPMERVCCSEKQLLNLESNLKKVDPLISSCPACRKNFYDFFCKFTCSSNQSTFIDITKTSESIDQKKEIVTELSQFVDSDYASEFFNSCKEVKFSATNGYAMDLIGGGATNYKDFLKFLGDEKPLLGGSPFQINYEYATTERQQNDGIILRSGDMKSCDDKDYKCACSDCSNSCPKLPGFKSYDKKCTIGVLPCFSFAIIILWGCLILILGGYHISIVRSKKNDTRRWSNSLIDDDDDDDVGNTYHFTRNSNSSSLAVLEEYHMKLIGYIQTGFEYIGYYCASLPGITIGVCIVVTLFMSSGLFWLSLEINPINLWVSPEEPALKNLQFFEQEFGEWFRIEQIIISSSNESQPILNWENIQWWFEKEQELRSLTIGDDENFGLTDLCFKPMGDDCAIESFAQYFQGDIKNLKEDNWKQQLKSCTDSPVNCLPTFQQPLKKNLLFDKEDIFDSKAFVITLLINNNSSNIEYTSNAVEYEHALKEWIFDLRNENTNLKIDFSTEVSLTEELNKSTNMDISIIIVSYLLMFLYASLALGGKVPTSMKLKDLVHTRFQLGLGGIFIILLSVTSSAGIFSMIGLKSTLIIAEVIPFLILAVGIDNIFLIVHELHLNNKLLPDDSIEYRISQTLKNVGPSCLISAILQFAMFLLATRVEMPAVKNFAFYSAGAIMMNFILQMTGFIALLALDQRRLEDDRIDCVPCIQVDEPISLSDDDSEYEQPEEVEYNFSKLIDTYYAPFILSRTNKPKILTFFLLWLGISLSLLPNIQFGLDQRIAIPSDSYLIDYFNSVYKYLNVGPPIFFVMKNLDVTERENQQKLCGKFSTCNEFSVSNILEQELKRSSKSTIAEPASSWLDDFLTWLNPDLDQCCRFKKNSPFDDKQFCTPSTPERLCEACYTDHDPQYSNTMEGFPTGKEFMFYFNQWIEEPSDPCPLGGKAPYSTSISVNRNKSKIDSSYFRSSHSPLRSQADFINAHKNSLRIVREIESYDNDLDMFAFSPFYIFFVQYESIVKLTLTLLLIAAIIIWCISAFLLGSVSSATVLVVTVCIVLVNIGGVMSLWSISLNAVSLVNLVICAGLAVEFTIHITRAFTITPPDIYSINPRENKAHKALTTVGGSVLGGITLTKFIGISVLAFTKSKIFEVYYFRMWLALVFIAAIHALCLLPILLSYFGGSKLIISSDDLAGNATVPETGNEGL, encoded by the coding sequence ATGAATAGAGTCACGCTAGCATTGACTAGTTTTCTTTGCTTTTTGGGATTTGCTTTAAGTGTGGTCCATGAGGATGGGTTCTGTGCAATGTATGATAATTGCGGTAAGAAGTCACTTTTTGGTAGTGAATTACCATGTGTGAATAATACGGAGGCAGTAAAGCCATCAAAGGGCTCTATTGAGATACTAAACCGAATATGTGGTGCCGATTTTCCTATGGAGAGAGTTTGCTGTTCTGAGAAGCAACtattaaatttagaatCCAATTTAAAGAAAGTTGACCCATTAATAAGTTCATGCCCTGCTTGTCGGAAGAATTTCTACGATTTCTTTTGCAAGTTCACATGTTCTTCTAACCAGTCGACATTCATAGATATCACTAAGACTTCAGAGTCTATAGACCAGAAGAAGGAAATAGTAACAGAATTGAGTCAATTCGTAGACTCGGATTATGCCTCAGAgttctttaattcttgtaaaGAGGTAAAGTTCTCAGCAACTAATGGATACGCTATGGATTTGATTGGGGGAGGTGCCACGAATTATAAGGACTTTTTAAAGTTCTTAGGTGATGAAAAACCGCTTTTAGGAGGATCTCCGTTTCAAATTAATTACGAATATGCTACAACTGAGAGACAACAAAATGATGGCATAATCTTAAGATCTGGCGATATGAAAAGCTGTGATGATAAAGATTACAAGTGCGCCTGTTCAGACTGCTCAAATTCGTGTCCAAAATTACCTGGCTTTAAAAGTTATGACAAAAAGTGTACGATAGGTGTGTTACCATGTTTTTCGTTCGccatcattattctttggGGTTGTTTAATCTTGATCTTAGGAGGATACCACATTTCTATTGTaagatcaaagaaaaatgataCTAGGCGTTGGAGTAATAGTTTaatagatgatgatgatgatgacgacgTAGGAAACACCTACCATTTCACAAGAAATAGCAATTCATCTAGTCTCGCTGTTCTAGAAGAATATCATATGAAACTAATTGGCTATATTCAAACTGGGTTTGAGTATATCGGTTATTATTGCGCCCTGTTACCGGGAATAACTATTGGGGTTTGCATAGTGGTGACGCTTTTCATGTCAAGTGGATTATTCTGGCTCAGTCTTGAGATAAATCCTATAAACTTATGGGTAAGTCCTGAAGAACCGGCGCTTAAGAATCTTCAGTTCTTTGAACAAGAATTTGGGGAATGGTTTAGAATTGAACAAATAATCATCAGTTCCAGCAATGAGAGTCAGCCTATTCTTAATTGGGAAAACATCCAATGGTGGtttgaaaaagaacaagaattaaGAAGCTTGACGAttggtgatgatgaaaattttggcTTAACTGACCTTTGCTTCAAGCCAATGGGTGATGATTGTGCCATTGAATCTTTTGCGCAATACTTTCAAGGAGACATAAAAAATCTTAAAGAAGACAACTGGAAACAACAACTCAAGAGTTGTACAGATTCACCGGTGAACTGTCTACCTACATTCCAACAGcctttaaagaaaaatctATTGTTTGACaaagaagatattttcGATTCTAAAGCTTTTGTAATCACATTGTTAATCAACAATAACCTGTCAAATATAGAATATACCAGTAATGCTGTCGAGTATGAACATGCATTGAAAGAATGGATATTTGACTTAAGAAATGAAAACacgaatttgaaaatagatTTTAGTACTGAAGTGTCATTAacagaagaattgaataagtcTACAAATATGGATATCAGTATAATCATTGTCTCGTACCTTTTAATGTTTTTGTATGCTTCGCTAGCATTAGGTGGTAAGGTACCTACAAGTATGAAGTTGAAGGATTTAGTTCATACTAGATTTCAGCTAGGTTTAGGAGGtatctttattatcttATTATCAGTCACTTCATCGGCCGGtatcttttcaatgataGGATTGAAATCGACTTTGATCATTGCTGAAGTTATACCATTCTTAATTTTGGCTGTTGGTATTGACAACATTTTTTTGATTGTTCATGAATTACACCTTAACAATAAGCTACTTCCTGACGATTCAATTGAGTATAGGATATCTCAGACATTAAAAAACGTTGGTCCTTCATGTTTGATCAGTGCTATCTTGCAATTTGCAATGTTCTTGTTGGCTACAAGGGTTGAAATGCCGGCTGTCAAGAATTTTGCTTTTTATTCAGCGGGGgcaataatgatgaattttattttacAAATGACAGGATTTATTGCTTTATTAGCGTTAGACCAAAGAAGATTAGAGGACGATAGAATTGACTGTGTTCCATGTATACAAGTCGACGAACCAATTAGTTTGAGTGATGACGATAGCGAGTATGAACAACCAGAAGAGGTTGAATACAATTTCTcgaaattaattgatacCTACTATGCTCCGTTTATACTTTCTAGGACGAATAAGCCTAAAATTCTTACCTTCTTTCTACTTTGGTTAGGTATTTCACTAAGCCTTTTGCccaatattcaatttggaTTAGACCAGAGGATTGCAATTCCATCAGACTCATATTTgattgattatttcaattcagtgtacaaatatttaaacGTTGGTCCTCcaattttcttcgtcatgAAGAACTTAGATGTCACAGAGAGAGAAAACCAACAGAAGTTGTGTGGAAAATTTTCGACGTGTAATGAGTTTTCGGTctcaaatatattagagCAGGAACTTAAACGGAGTTCTAAATCTACTATTGCGGAGCCTGCTTCGAGCTGGCTAGACGATTTCTTAACATGGTTGAATCCAGATTTGGACCAATGTTGTAGGTTCAAAAAGAACTCGCCCTTCGATGACAAACAATTCTGTACACCCAGCACACCTGAAAGATTATGTGAAGCATGTTATACAGACCATGACCCACAATACAGTAACACGATGGAAGGTTTCCCTACCGGTAAGGAATTTATGTTTTACTTCAATCAGTGGATCGAGGAACCGAGTGACCCCTGTCCATTAGGTGGCAAGGCACCGTATTCCACTAGCATATCAGTAAACCGAAACAAAAGCAAAATTGATTCTAGTTATTTTAGAAGTAGTCATAGTCCATTACGTTCGCAGGCCGACTTTATCAATGCTCACAAGAACTCGCTCCGGATCGTCAGAGAGATTGAATCGTATGACAATGACCTTGATATGTTTGCGTTCTCCCCGTTCTACATATTCTTCGTCCAGTATGAATCGATAGTCAAACTAACCCTCACATTATTGCTAATTGCTGCAATTATCATATGGTGCATAAGTGCGTTCCTCCTAGGCTCGGTATCTTCCGCTACTGTTCTTGTCGTCACTGTGTGCATCGTCCTCGTCAATATTGGAGGCGTGATGTCTCTCTGGTCCATCTCCCTAAATGCTGTTTCCCTCGTTAACTTGGTCATCTGTGCCGGTTTGGCGGTGGAGTTTACTATCCATATTACTCGCGCTTTTACCATCACACCCCCCGATATCTACTCAATAAACCCTAGAGAAAACAAGGCGCACAAGGCCCTTACTACAGTCGGTGGTTCGGTGTTAGGTGGTATAACCCTAACCAAGTTTATTGGAATTTCAGTTCTCGCATTCACTAAATCGAAGATCTTCGAGGTCTACTACTTCAGAATGTGGCTAGCATTGGTCTTTATTGCCGCGATTCATGCTCTATGTTTGCTTCCCATACTCTTGAGTTACTTCGGTGGTTCCAAGCTCATTATTTCTTCGGATGATCTTGCTGGTAATGCTACCGTTCCAGAAACCGGTAATGAAGGGCTTTAA
- a CDS encoding DEHA2D04642p (some similarities with uniprot|P38845 Saccharomyces cerevisiae YHR146W CRP1 Protein that binds to cruciform DNA structures): MSTVYTFKWPKGPQEVVLTGTFDNWSKTLFLVKQADGSFELTVPLPTHDDEILYKYVVDGQWKVSPTEKVVKDESGIENNYVAASDLFVSHDAGSRIPESGGLFVAGNQSKKGDLNTTVLPSTEGKHATVAGEPGIQIPQDKDSLAAFTKFENPNEKGLNTAAVPSTEGQQASIAGEPGIQVPQDKDSLDAFTKFENTDNNAANASELSPEEKKKQKKKVKRSQYKAKKKKRAAEAAGAFGAGGATAGGFSDASRGVPEGVEGTDGTEGNDITTTEGETEPEATPEPQTLDPQARDLQDETRKDKNEDEIIAAAGLAGVGAAVGAAANSGYSPVDNKEASKVSSSSSNYDAGDKNTGAVALGDVPADKSNAEVPSGSSGLDSQPSESKNEFLPVIGGAPATSQGTNVSDSQAGDKAPTNVSETSSEPSKDNKHGVLGGAALGGAALGGGALAGGAAVSHFAGDAKSDLPEYAGDASHFADEKKSSFAPGQFSNKESELPNYGGSDSRFVDDKKQGGAALGGPAVAGASSHDHAAAPQTDSKLANEPYESQPAETSKAEKYGAPAIGGAALAGTGYAATSSGAEKDYAPQAVSDDVPVHEQNVSSTLDPKAKETVPSNKETVPLSKETAPLNKETQPTAGGIINDANAEKEVDASPVTGREGAPPLTQFASADEIVIAQGAGNRTNVEAELRAREQGDVIVEEIQPTESEKQRLTEEAHLFDTSNEKSTSGVKANNSSNVAPATGTAGTAGTAGTSSKKPTPAKKDAKKEVKKDAKKDEKKKKGFFSKLKNVFK, translated from the exons ATGTCTACTGTATACACTTTTAAATG GCCAAAAGGACCGCAAGAAGTCGTTCTTACTGGTACTTTTGATAATTGGTCCAAGACTTTATTCTTGGTTAAGCAAGCAGATGGCTCGTTTGAATTAACGGTGCCATTGCCAACCCACGATGATGAGATTCTTTATAAATACGTTGTTGATGGTCAATGGAAGGTGTCTCCTACCGAAAAGGTTGTCAAGGATGAAAGCGGCATTGAAAACAATTATGTGGCTGCCAGTGACTTATTTGTATCGCATGATGCAGGCTCGAGAATTCCAGAAAGCGGTGGATTGTTTGTTGCTGGTAACCAATCCAAGAAGGGGGATTTAAATACCACTGTTTTGCCATCAACAGAAGGTAAACATGCAACTGTAGCAGGCGAACCGGGTATCCAAATTCCTCAAGATAAGGATTCGTTAGCGGCTTTCACCAAGTTTGAGAATCCAAATGAAAAGGGTTTGAACACCGCTGCTGTGCCATCAACCGAAGGTCAACAGGCCTCAATTGCTGGGGAACCAGGTATCCAAGTTCCACAAGACAAGGACTCGTTAGACGCTTTCACTAAGTTTGAGAATACTGATAATAATGCGGCAAACGCTTCGGAGTTAAGtccagaagaaaagaagaaacaaaagaagaaggtcAAGAGAAGTCAATACAAGgccaagaagaagaagagggCGGCTGAAGCTGCTGGTGCTTTTGGTGCAGGTGGTGCAACTGCTGGTGGCTTTTCTGATGCATCTAGAGGTGTTCCTGAAGGTGTCGAAGGTACTGACGGTACTGAAGGCAATGATATTACAACCACGGAGGGTGAAACTGAACCAGAAGCAACTCCGGAACCACAAACTCTTGACCCTCAAGCAAGAGATCTTCAGGATGAAACTAGGAAAgataagaatgaagatgaaatcaTTGCTGCCGCCGGTCTTGCTGGTGTAGGTGCTGCTGTAGGCGCTGCTGCAAACTCTGGTTACTCTCCTGTGGATAACAAGGAAGCTTCCAAGGTTTCATCAAGTAGCTCTAATTATGATGCAGGTGACAAAAATACCGGTGCTGTTGCACTCGGTGATGTACCTGCTGATAAATCCAATGCCGAAGTCCCATCTGGTTCTTCTGGCTTAGACTCCCAGCCATCAGAATccaaaaatgaattcttACCTGTTATTGGAGGTGCTCCAGCTACTTCTCAAGGAACCAACGTTTCTGACTCACAAGCTGGTGATAAGGCGCCAACTAATGTTTCGGAGACTTCATCAGAACCTTCGAAGGACAACAAGCATGGTGTTCTCGGTGGTGCTGCTCTTGGTGGTGCCGCTCTTGGTGGCGGTGCCCTCGCTGGTGGTGCTGCTGTATCACATTTTGCAGGCGATGCAAAGTCTGATTTGCCTGAATATGCTGGTGATGCTTCGCACTTTGCTGACGAGAAGAAGTCATCTTTTGCACCTGGTCAATTTTCAAACAAGGAATCCGAGTTACCTAACTATGGTGGTTCTGATTCTAGATTCGTAGATGATAAGAAACAAGGTGGTGCTGCACTTGGTGGTCCTGCTGTTGCTGGTGCTTCTTCGCATGACCACGCTGCAGCTCCTCAAACTGATTCTAAACTTGCCAACGAACCTTATGAATCTCAACCTGCAGAAACATCTAAAGCTGAGAAATACGGTGCTCCAGCTATTGGAGGCGCTGCACTTGCGGGAACTGGTTATGCTGCTACGTCATCTGGCGCCGAAAAGGACTACGCCCCTCAGGCTGTATCCGATGATGTCCCAGTTCATGAACAAAATGTCTCATCAACTTTGGATCCAAAAGCCAAGGAAACCGTTCCATCGAATAAGGAAACCGTCCCACTTAGTAAGGAAACTGCTCCATTGAATAAGGAAACTCAACCAACTGCAGGTGGAATAATTAATGATGCCAATGCCGAAAAGGAAGTCGATGCCTCTCCTGTTACTGGAAGAGAAGGAGCTCCACCTTTGACACAATTTGCTTCCGCtgatgaaattgttatTGCTCAAGGTGCTGGTAACAGGACCAATGTCGAAGCTGAACTTCGTGCCAGAGAACAAGGTGATGTGAtagttgaagaaattcaacCCACCGAGTCTGAAAAGCAAAGATTAACTGAAGAAGctcatttatttgataCCTCTAATGAAAAATCTACCTCAGGCGTGAAAGCTAACAATTCCTCTAATGTTGCTCCTGCTACTGGTACTGCTGGTACTGCTGGTACTGCTGGTACTTCATCAAAGAAGCCTACACCAGCCAAGAAGGACGCAAAGAAAGAGGTAAAGAAGGATGCAAAGAAGGacgaaaagaaaaagaaggGATTTTTCTCCAAGTTAAAGAatgttttcaaataa
- a CDS encoding DEHA2D04664p (similar to uniprot|P40422 Saccharomyces cerevisiae YHR143W-A RPC10 RNA polymerase subunit), with product MSSPQREGFTAPASISHAAHGQVTNKSLGVKYNCAQCATSFSLGKSDAIRCKECGHRVIYKARTRRMVQFEAR from the coding sequence aTGTCATCACCACAGAGAGAAGGATTCACTGCACCAGCATCTATATCACACGCAGCTCACGGACAAGTTACCAATAAATCGTTGGGAGTTAAGTACAACTGTGCCCAATGTGCCACTTCATTCTCATTAGGAAAAAGTGATGCTATTAGATGTAAGGAATGTGGTCACAGAGTCATCTACAAGGCTAGAACTAGAAGAATGGTTCAGTTTGAAGCACGTTAA
- a CDS encoding DEHA2D04686p (similar to CA5370|IPF5248 Candida albicans), with protein sequence MNFIKDAITRVGRSARQLESFTSSQKGNVLLPTSKEDSTPRVIHKPNRNLTNADLHKFRPLVKGYQRKVYQDFLEPLGISNLKVFNNDLPKYNSDLAKIVWVRKTNQDTVNVFNNFLEDRIIFNQMMDLLIDITPEYLKSDEVNNDQTITRILKQQDHQDRMNKFSDITPRYHFHEIPPMPLLDAESFQKYIYFLTHSKILYKNSSSLQNGLVSDILLHTHKITNTKYQPFRSVYTYNDLIKFFGYDKNQSSFARELLLVMNKDGHKPNIDTINNLLKLCQTHSKIRSISNTYQIIIKYLKLSKSLNIEINLTTWSRIYDSINNIFLKELFINKIISINLPISKNLSIRILDDYMETTKDTNELITFIENDLQVEWRQDSKFLNKIIYHKAINATQDQLHELWSFVSACEIDSFSIKYLFEGIIKNKQISNKDLLLVSLYSNINDNLYDNPDIYKFIISGVCENKDNYSYNKIAFILRGLIHDATHYLGLPQEVTKYETNKSVSENFKILKRLVGFKLTKFEGKLAYYNRKGSPLLSLSASLSMEERNLWIGLKAHIKQKNNPMDPKEIIDHLQLEPCTVLVPQDQIIKYEQYQNRKTANARNRDRLYKLQQGIDNYTVQQMTERGIIV encoded by the coding sequence ATGAACTTTATAAAGGATGCAATAACCAGGGTTGGCCGTTCTGCTCGTCAATTGGAATCATTCACCAGTTCACAAAAGGGTAATGTGCTTTTACCCACGTCGAAAGAAGACTCAACACCAAGAGTAATACACAAGCCTAATAGAAATTTAACCAATGCAGATCTTCATAAATTCAGACCATTAGTGAAAGGATATCAGCGGAAAGTATATCAGGACTTTTTGGAGCCGTTGGGGATTTCAAATCTAAaagtattcaataatgatcTCCCTAAGTATAATTCGGACTTGGCCAAAATTGTATGGGTACGAAAAACCAACCAAGATACGGTGAACgttttcaataacttcttgGAAGAtagaataatattcaaCCAAATGATGGATTTGCTAATCGATATAACACCCGAATATTTAAAATCGGACGAGGTAAATAATGATCAAACGATTACGAGAATACTAAAACAGCAAGATCACCAAGACCGTATGAACAAGTTTTCCGATATAACCCCAAGATACCACTTCCATGAAATACCACCGATGCCACTATTAGATGCAGAgagttttcaaaaatatatctacTTTCTTACGCACCTGAAGATCTTATACAAGAATTCACTGTCACTACAAAATGGCCTTGTATCGGACATATTGTTACATACGCATAAAATAACCAACACAAAGTACCAACCATTCCGCTCAGTATACACCTACAATGACTTGATCAAGTTTTTTGGATATGATAAGAATCAGAGTTCGTTTGCAAGAGAACTATTACTCGTGATGAATAAAGACGGTCACAAACCCAACATCGATAcaatcaacaatttgttGAAGCTATGCCAAACACACTCCAAAATTCGATCCATTTCTAACACATACcaaattataataaaatatttgaagctCAGTAAGTCATTGAATATCGAAATTAATTTGACGACCTGGAGCAGGATTTATGACCTGATCaacaatatttttttaaaagaattattcataaataaaataatcagCATTAATTTGCCTattctgaagaatttaagCATTAGGATTCTTGATGACTACATGGAAACCACAAAGGACACAAACGAACTTATAACATTCATAGAAAACGATTTGCAGGTGGAATGGCGCCAGGATTCGAAGTTCCTCAATAAAATCATATATCATAAAGCAATCAATGCGACGCAAGATCAGCTACATGAGTTATGGTCATTTGTGAGCGCTTGTGAAATTGACAGCTTTTCCATTAAATACTTGTTCGAAGGCATTATCAAGAATAAGCAAATATCTAATAAAGACCTTTTACTTGTATCCCTTTATTCCAACATTAATGATAATCTCTACGATAATCctgatatttataaatttataatactGGGAGTATGTGAAAATAAAGACAACTATTcttataataaaattgcATTCATTCTCCGCGGATTGATCCACGACGCTACTCACTACTTAGGATTACCACAGGAGGTCACTAAATACGAGACAAATAAATCAGTTTCGGAAAACTTCAAGATCCTCAAGAGACTAGTTGGATTCAAGCTAACCAAATTCGAAGGTAAATTAGCTTATTATAACCGAAAGGGATCTCCTCTCCTCTCATTACTGGCCCTGTTGTCTATGGAGGAAAGAAACCTTTGGATAGGTCTCAAGGCTCATATCAAGCAAAAGAACAATCCAATGGACCCCAAGGAAATCATAGATCATCTACAATTGGAGCCATGTACAGTATTGGTTCCCCAAGaccaaattatcaaatacGAGCAGTACCAAAACCGCAAAACCGCAAATGCCAGAAACAGAGATCGCTTGTATAAACTTCAACAGGGAATAGACAACTACACCGTTCAACAAATGACCGAAAGAGGTATCATCGTGTGA
- a CDS encoding DEHA2D04708p (similar to uniprot|P38739 Saccharomyces cerevisiae YHL028W WSC4 cell wall integrity and stress response component 4), translating to MIANRLILILGLIQVVCGLTLDSCSSQNIGSGKTSSQYMSNGECKDTCMSDGYAVAILQGYDCWCSNYLPGDTSSMSNCDEDCPGFPSEKCAGSGYYGYLIVGDPSGTQGSSGPSSTSESTSSTETTSSSTSRTSSSTSTSRTPTTTSSSSTSSTRTSSSSSLIEPTTSSSSSTWDDEPVTSSYSSSSSSLSSASSSWSSSSAPPSSSSSAPSSSSSSSSSSSSSSSSSSPFSSASSAPQTTSSSSSSSSETLKATTVFSVKTVNGNPTDVVKTQYVTDSPSSTDEPESTSSSGSSNEAGADENKSKENNSFFDSTGKVAGTFTAVGVVVLGFLLGIVYCCFKKSHDDYADEENQYSSDEYSINNEKAMMPAVIPDSKNSSTVSSNLKRDNSNKSIFSYFTAANNNSGVTRSSSRKKLTKHSRNDSVQSHDPILGGQIMFPITEFDSRLDPDAMLMNNNESKKSFGDENDYSRKILTVANPE from the coding sequence ATGATAGCAAATagattgattttgatactAGGATTGATTCAGGTGGTGTGTGGGTTGACATTGGACTCGTGTTCCAGTCAGAATATAGGAAGTGGAAAGACATCGTCGCAGTATATGTCCAACGGTGAATGTAAAGATACTTGTATGTCAGATGGATATGCCGTGGCTATTTTACAGGGATACGATTGCTGGTGTTCCAACTACCTCCCTGGGGATACTTCCTCGATGTCCAATTGTGACGAGGATTGTCCTGGGTTTCCTTCCGAAAAATGTGCTGGTCTGGGATACTATGGGTACCTTATAGTAGGGGACCCAAGTGGTACACAAGGGAGCTCGGGTCCAAGTTCTACATCTGAGAGTACTAGTTCCACTGAGACTACTTCTAGCTCAACGTCTAGAACATCTTCCTCGACATCGACCTCGAGAACTCCCACCACAacttcatcgtcatcgaCGTCATCTACAAGAActtcgtcttcatcctcATTGATCGAGCCTACTAcatcgtcatcttcatcaaccTGGGATGATGAACCTGTAACTTCCTCATATTCGTCGTCTTCGTCGTCTTTATCTTCGGCTTCATCGAGTTGGTCTTCGTCATCAGCACCaccatcatcatcatcatcagcaccatcatcatcatcatcatcatcatcatcatcatcatcatcatcatcatcatcatcgcCGTTTTCTTCAGCTTCTTCAGCTCCTCAGACTActtcgtcatcttcatcgtcgAGTTCGGAGACACTTAAGGCTACAACTGTATTCTCAGTAAAGACTGTGAATGGTAATCCGACTGATGTTGTGAAAACACAATATGTGACAGACTCTCCATCCTCGACTGATGAACCAGAGTCTACCTCATCGTCTGGGTCTTCCAATGAGGCGGGTGCTGATGAGAATAAATCGAAAGAAAACAATTCTTTTTTCGATTCTACAGGGAAAGTGGCAGGAACGTTCACTGCAGTAGGAGTGGTTGTACTTGGTTTTTTATTGGGAATAGTATATTGCTGCTTCAAGAAGTCGCATGATGATTATGCCGATGAAGAGAATCAATACTCGTCGGATGagtattcaataaataacgAAAAGGCAATGATGCCGGCAGTAATACCTGATTCCAAGAACTCATCGACCGTTTCGTCTAATTTGAAGCGTGATAATTCGAACAAGTCgatattttcttatttcaCTGCCGCAAATAATAACAGTGGTGTAACGAGAAGttcttcaagaaagaaACTTACAAAACATAGTAGAAATGATCTGGTGCAAAGCCACGATCCAATTTTAGGGGGTCAAATAATGTTTCCGATCACTGAGTTTGATTCAAGATTAGACCCTGATGCAATGcttatgaataataatgaatcaaagaagTCATTTGGCGATGAGAACGACTATTCTCGGAAGATATTAACTGTTGCGAATCCAGAATAG
- a CDS encoding DEHA2D04730p (weakly similar to uniprot|P43587 Saccharomyces cerevisiae YFR003C YPI1 Inhibitor of the type I protein phosphatase Glc7p) yields the protein MSVNPSNNTTTSTETNTETRPILHLRNKKTDKTAKPRVRWTNDVVDNENMDKKKSKICCIFHPQREFGESSSESSDESSDESDHSDDGAGEGASNGASNGGSGNDACCGNHKRKQKKPRKSTPNAYEKQPTYKNK from the coding sequence ATGTCAGTGAATCCTTCTAATAACACGACTACGAGTACCGAGACGAATACAGAGACGAGGCCGATATTGCACCTTCGGAATAAGAAGACGGACAAGACGGCCAAGCCCAGGGTGAGATGGACCAACGATGTGGTAGACAACGAGAATATGGACAAAAAGAAGTCGAAGATATGCTGTATATTTCACCCGCAACGGGAGTTTGGAGAACTGTCATCGGAATCGAGTGACGAGTCGAGCGATGAGTCTGACCATTCGGACGATGGGGCAGGAGAAGGTGCATCGAATGGAGCATCAAATGGGGGTTCTGGCAACGATGCATGCTGTGGAAATCACAAGCGAAAACAGAAGAAACCGAGGAAGTCGACGCCTAATGCGTATGAGAAGCAGCCTACGTATAAGAACAAATAG